The following nucleotide sequence is from Acetivibrio cellulolyticus CD2.
ATGAGCTTTTAATTTGCCCAAAATTATTATAATGAGTATATTTTGCATCAATCCTCCAGCTTTTAGCTGCCTTGTTACCGACAATAAAAAAGATAAACCTATTAAAAAATCAATGGTTAAAATAATTAAAACAATCAATTCTAAATCAATTTCTGTAAAATTGCCTGTATTAACAATTCCTGCTACAGCAAATATTGAAATTGCAGCAGCAACAAGTACCATTATTGTATGTACATCGATGTAAATCCTATCAATATTAGTTAATACTACTTCTGTCACTCCTTCCTTACGTCCAGCAGAAAAGACGAGATAAGCCAGAATCATCAGAAAAAGAATTAACGAAGCAATCAAAAGATATTTTATGTTATTTGCCAACATTTTAGCTTTTGTATAAGAAACATAATTGTCATAAATTACATCACCTTGTTTCAATGGCTCCATTACAGCCGCATATACCTCATATGAAGTTCCAGACAGCATTAACTTAATATCATCAGTATACATAAAAGGATACCTATATTCAAATTGATCCTGACTATAATGAAACATGGTGTCCTGACCTTCAAATAGTGATATTGGATCTTTGGTATTATTATTTGTAATTACTGCACCGGTTGTCCTGTCTTTTATATAATAGGTAAAGTTAATACATTCTGTAATTCTATTCTTTATGGTATTATATCTATCCAACATATTCTGGATTTCTTCCTTAGTTTTACCGGAAGCTTTAATGTTCTCCTCACTCTTCAGTTTCACATTATACTCGATAATATTGTGAATGAGCCTTGAATACTCAGAATAAAATCCATATGTTTCATAATAATTTGTACTTCTGGCAATATTCTCATTACTCAAAAGATACACACTACTACCATATGCTGTAAAAACACAAAACAAAGCCATAACAACTGCAATAACTTTTACAACCATTGAATACTTAATATTTTTCAATTTTGTACCCAATTCCCCACACCACCTTTAAATATTTTGGATCCTTAGGATTGATTTCCATCTTTTCTCTGATGCGTCTAATATGTACAGCAACTGTACTTTCCGAAGAATACAGCGGTTCATTCCAAACATTTTCGTATATTTGCTCTATCGAAAAAACCCTGCCTATATTATTCATAAGAAATAAAACTATACCGTATTCAGTAGCAGTTAACTTTACTAGTTCCCCATCCAATCGGACTTCTTTAGCTTCCGTATCAAGCTCCAAACCGCCGTTTTTTATAACCCCGCTCTTTTCTGCTGCCCCTCCAAGGAGAGTATACCGCCTCATTTGTGACTTTACTCTTGCCATTAGTTCCAATGGGTTAAAAGGCTTTGTCACGTAATCATCAGCTCCAAAGTTTAGCCCAATAATTTTATCTGTGTCCTCAGACTTTGCAGAAAGTATTATAATTGGAATGTTTAATTCTTCACGAATTTTGACAGTTGCAGATAACCCATCCATCTCCGGCATCATCACATCTAATAAAATCAGATGAATTTTTTGTTCTGCCAAAGCCTTCAATGCTTGCTTCCCGGTATATGCCTTTATGACTTCATAATTTTCCTGCCTGAGGTAAACCTCCAGAGCATCAACTATAGCCCTGTCATCATCACACACCAATACATTAAATCTATCCATAAGAGCAAACCCCCAAAATTTTTCCGAAGTAATACATCTATATCACCTGCCTCTGATATAAGATTAGCAGGTAATCTTTACAAAACACTATATAAAATTCTTAAGATTTTCTTAAGATTTAAAATAGCTCAATTATTTATTAATATTCTACAAGTGTGATTTTAACAGTTCTTTGATCTAAGTTCAATTCAAGTTAGCTTAAGCATCATTTGCCAAACCACAAAGTTCTGGTGATATTTAGCGTCTTTAAACCCCATTGCTTTGATAACCTTTGCTCGTTGATAGTTCTCAAAATAAAATACGCCAATGAGAGAACCAAAGTTTCTCATCGGCGCATTTAACAATTTAAGTACGCAATACTAAATTTATTTCATATCAGATGTACAATGCGGACATTTTGTCGCATCAATGTGAATTTCGCTAAAACAATACTTACACTGTTTTGTTTTCTTAGGAGCAGGCTCTTCTTTTTTCTTTGTGAAACGGTTTAGTTGCCTTACTACAATAAATATTGAAAAAGCAATTATTAAAAAGTCAATAATATTACTTATAAATAATCCATAATTCAAAGTTGCTGCTCCAGCAT
It contains:
- a CDS encoding response regulator transcription factor, translating into MDRFNVLVCDDDRAIVDALEVYLRQENYEVIKAYTGKQALKALAEQKIHLILLDVMMPEMDGLSATVKIREELNIPIIILSAKSEDTDKIIGLNFGADDYVTKPFNPLELMARVKSQMRRYTLLGGAAEKSGVIKNGGLELDTEAKEVRLDGELVKLTATEYGIVLFLMNNIGRVFSIEQIYENVWNEPLYSSESTVAVHIRRIREKMEINPKDPKYLKVVWGIGYKIEKY
- the mscL gene encoding large conductance mechanosensitive channel protein MscL, with the protein product MWKEFKEFALKGNVLDLAVGVVIGAAFGKIVTSLVNDIIMPVISVFTKGLNFENLFVSLDGSKYATLAAAKDAGAATLNYGLFISNIIDFLIIAFSIFIVVRQLNRFTKKKEEPAPKKTKQCKYCFSEIHIDATKCPHCTSDMK